The following are from one region of the Rosettibacter firmus genome:
- a CDS encoding TonB-dependent receptor, translating into MREKKYRIILMMFICVVVYVGISIAGTTGKIAGRIVDKQTKEPLIGVNVVVKGTTLGATTDVDGYYVILHVPPGLQTIVASMVGYATVTVNDVEVRIDQTSTVNIEMVPEAIELGSIVITAEREIVKKDVSTSVATVRSEEITTLPITRIDRIASLQAGVEEGFVIRGGSATQLLFQVDGVTLRDPRNNSPITTLALSSIQEISIERGGFNAEYGQVRSGIVNIIQKEGSINNYYGAVNVKYSPPTPKHFGISVFDPNSMWNRPYLDPAVAWTGTENGAWDIYTQRQYPRFEGWNAISQKLLSDNDPNNDLSPAAAQKVWMWERRRRPTIEPDYIIDASFGGPIPVISKSLGNLRFFTSFWYNREALLIPLSRPDYLEYNYSLKLNSDISNKLKLVISANTGKSFNVAMNRDDSQFNNPAWGINGVQFWSPTAFMRTPYTIAEITNEQRPSRIFTDSWYSQAILNHATFAGKLTNFLSDKSLLEVSFEHVLRAYKTGPIRQRDTTKKYEIVPGYFVDEAPFGFDPRPLTGLTGMFFGGHSSTIRDTSRLSSTLIKANYTNQITHIHLIKAGVEFAYYDLNLNYGAVNTYFNDLNYVKERWNPYRISAYIQDKIEAFGFVANVGVRMDLSNPNTDWYDVDPFDKTFFSSSYNPNKEYPKKRAKIDLAFSPRLGISHPITENSKLYFNFGHFKQLPAYEEIFRLGRASNGTLLNYGDPNLQQAKTISYELGYDHLLFNTFLIQISAFYNDISNQLSFTQYLSDRKGIGYFRANNNSYEDIRGLEITLKKTGGNWIRGFLTYTYQVNTRGAFGKQVINEDPSQQKLIDQNTITLYQQKPVPQPRANLNLTFFTPSQYGPSFGGLYPFGNWTLNILGEWRAGEYITYNPNGIREIINNVQVTDYWNVDLLLSKTVDLKPFQITFLIDVRNLFNFKRLSGAGFYDNFDQLFYLQSLHLPPSPAYDNIPGNDRVGDYRKEGVPYQPIEQVVNVYEVSNPNPIVIYYDKTTKKYMNYVNNEWSEVDNAKMQKILEDKAYIDMPNNTSFNFLNPRQVFFGINISFNL; encoded by the coding sequence ATGAGGGAAAAGAAATACAGAATAATTTTAATGATGTTCATTTGCGTAGTTGTTTATGTTGGTATATCGATAGCAGGTACAACAGGAAAAATTGCCGGTCGAATTGTTGATAAACAAACAAAAGAACCTTTAATCGGTGTAAATGTTGTTGTAAAAGGGACAACATTGGGTGCTACTACAGATGTAGATGGTTATTATGTAATACTTCATGTTCCACCAGGGTTACAGACAATTGTTGCCAGTATGGTTGGTTATGCTACTGTTACTGTAAATGATGTTGAAGTAAGAATTGATCAGACATCTACAGTAAATATTGAAATGGTTCCAGAAGCTATTGAATTAGGAAGTATAGTTATAACAGCCGAAAGAGAAATAGTTAAAAAAGATGTTTCGACAAGTGTTGCTACAGTTAGATCAGAAGAAATTACAACTTTGCCTATAACAAGGATTGATAGAATTGCAAGTCTACAAGCAGGAGTGGAAGAAGGTTTTGTAATTAGAGGTGGCAGTGCAACACAATTATTATTTCAGGTTGATGGAGTAACATTAAGAGATCCGAGAAATAATTCACCAATTACAACTTTAGCATTAAGTTCAATACAGGAAATTTCAATTGAACGAGGAGGCTTTAATGCAGAGTATGGTCAGGTTAGATCTGGAATTGTCAACATAATCCAGAAAGAAGGAAGTATCAATAATTATTACGGTGCAGTGAATGTGAAGTATAGCCCACCCACACCAAAGCATTTTGGGATTTCTGTATTTGATCCTAATTCAATGTGGAATAGACCTTATTTAGATCCTGCAGTAGCATGGACAGGAACGGAAAATGGAGCCTGGGATATATATACTCAAAGACAATATCCACGTTTTGAAGGATGGAATGCTATATCGCAGAAATTATTAAGTGATAACGATCCAAATAATGATCTTTCTCCTGCTGCAGCTCAAAAAGTGTGGATGTGGGAAAGAAGAAGAAGGCCTACAATTGAACCAGATTATATTATCGATGCAAGCTTTGGAGGTCCAATACCAGTAATTAGTAAAAGTTTAGGTAATCTAAGATTCTTTACAAGTTTCTGGTATAATCGCGAAGCACTCCTTATTCCTTTAAGTCGTCCGGATTACCTGGAGTATAATTACTCCTTAAAGTTGAACTCTGATATAAGCAATAAACTAAAATTAGTAATAAGTGCAAATACAGGAAAATCCTTTAATGTAGCAATGAATAGAGATGATAGCCAGTTTAATAATCCTGCGTGGGGAATAAATGGTGTTCAGTTCTGGAGTCCTACTGCGTTTATGCGAACACCATATACAATTGCAGAGATAACAAATGAACAAAGACCGAGTCGTATATTTACAGATTCATGGTATAGTCAGGCAATACTTAATCATGCTACATTTGCTGGTAAACTAACAAATTTTCTAAGTGATAAGTCGTTATTAGAAGTAAGTTTTGAACATGTATTAAGAGCTTATAAAACAGGACCAATCAGACAAAGAGATACAACAAAAAAATATGAAATTGTGCCAGGATATTTTGTTGACGAAGCGCCATTTGGATTTGATCCTCGCCCTCTAACTGGTTTAACAGGAATGTTTTTTGGTGGACATTCTTCAACTATAAGAGACACGAGCAGATTAAGTTCAACTCTAATCAAAGCTAATTATACAAATCAAATTACTCATATTCATTTAATTAAAGCAGGAGTTGAGTTTGCTTACTATGATCTTAATCTTAATTATGGAGCTGTTAATACTTACTTTAACGATTTGAATTATGTAAAAGAACGCTGGAATCCTTATCGAATTTCGGCATATATACAAGATAAAATTGAAGCTTTTGGATTTGTTGCTAATGTTGGTGTGAGGATGGATTTAAGTAATCCAAATACCGATTGGTATGATGTTGATCCATTCGATAAAACATTTTTCTCTTCAAGTTATAATCCCAACAAAGAATATCCAAAAAAGAGAGCCAAAATTGATCTTGCTTTTAGTCCACGACTTGGTATCTCACATCCTATTACAGAGAATTCAAAATTGTACTTTAATTTTGGTCACTTCAAACAATTACCAGCTTACGAAGAAATATTTAGATTGGGAAGAGCATCAAATGGAACACTATTGAATTATGGAGATCCGAATTTACAACAAGCAAAAACAATTTCTTATGAATTGGGTTACGACCATTTGCTGTTTAATACATTTTTAATTCAAATCTCAGCTTTTTATAATGATATTTCCAATCAACTTTCATTTACACAATATCTGAGCGATAGAAAAGGGATAGGCTATTTCAGAGCTAATAATAACAGCTATGAAGATATTCGAGGACTTGAAATTACATTAAAGAAAACTGGCGGCAATTGGATAAGAGGATTTTTAACTTATACATATCAGGTTAATACAAGAGGTGCATTTGGTAAGCAGGTTATTAATGAAGATCCAAGTCAACAAAAATTAATAGATCAAAATACAATTACATTATATCAACAAAAACCTGTTCCTCAACCGAGAGCAAATTTAAACCTCACATTCTTTACACCTTCACAATATGGTCCAAGTTTTGGCGGTTTATATCCATTTGGTAACTGGACATTAAATATTCTTGGTGAATGGAGAGCAGGAGAATATATAACTTATAATCCTAATGGTATTAGAGAAATAATTAATAATGTTCAGGTTACAGACTACTGGAATGTTGATTTATTATTAAGTAAGACTGTTGATCTTAAGCCTTTCCAGATTACATTTTTAATTGATGTTAGAAACTTGTTTAATTTCAAGAGATTATCCGGTGCCGGCTTTTATGATAATTTTGATCAATTATTCTATTTGCAATCCTTACATCTACCTCCAAGTCCAGCATATGATAATATACCAGGTAACGATAGAGTTGGTGATTATAGAAAAGAAGGAGTTCCATACCAGCCTATAGAACAGGTTGTAAATGTTTATGAAGTATCCAATCCGAATCCTATAGTAATCTATTATGATAAGACTACAAAGAAATACATGAATTATGTTAATAATGAATGGTCTGAAGTTGATAATGCTAAGATGCAAAAAATTCTTGAAGATAAAGCATATATCGATATGCCAAACAATACTTCGTTTAATTTCTTAAATCCGAGACAGGTGTTCTTTGGTATTAATATTTCGTTTAATCTGTAA